Proteins encoded together in one Camelina sativa cultivar DH55 chromosome 9, Cs, whole genome shotgun sequence window:
- the LOC104715898 gene encoding F-box/kelch-repeat protein At2g22030-like: protein MSTSNSNSITNQPQPQPQPPQENTHRASLSSFVSRLLTGLLSVFLLPCRRALSFISGNPKPCEIVSSATALPTDDQSSYSLFSSFPDDIVLNCLARVPRRYYPTISGVSRHFRSLVRSPELADIRSLVSRDNVIFYVCFMEYYTSLEKCHWFTLNPNDKETGGILNSVEVLSKEMLYSTSSVSIGYKIYFVGGSSLNPSSGLWIFDSWSGQLCEGPRMKVARSRPGVAVIDEKIYVMGGCYIDEIQVEEVFDPKTQTWDTGPYKMRPYRGINVAEVVALEGKVYCMMSFTSGNHIIYDPKDCSCETFKTVTNEAIWRRGALCVINSVIYYYNINRGIMWFDSKDKVWREVKGFDTLDKKDVMVGMADCNGKLGFLWGGPGAGSMADGIRGLWFAMIALDRSGVEIHATVERSHLVGSVPNSYGFWSCLSVSY from the coding sequence ATGTCTACCTCCAACTCCAACTCCATCACCAACCAGCCACAGCCACAGCCACAGCCACCGCAAGAGAATACTCATCGAGCGTCGTTATCATCATTTGTAAGTAGACTCTTAACTGGTTTACTTAGCGTTTTTCTCCTCCCATGTAGACGAGCTCTTAGCTTCATCAGTGGTAACCCTAAGCCGTGCGAGATTGTGTCTTCCGCCACAGCCTTACCCACCGATGATCAATCTTCTTATTCCTTGTTTTCATCATTTCCTGATGATATAGTTTTGAACTGCTTAGCTCGTGTCCCGAGACGCTACTACCCAACCATCTCTGGTGTTTCCAGACACTTCCGTTCCCTTGTGCGTTCTCCTGAGCTTGCAGATATACGATCCTTAGTGAGCAGAGATAATGTCATCTTTTATGTCTGCTTCATGGAATATTATACTTCTCTTGAGAAATGTCATTGGTTCACTTTGAACCCAAACGACAAGGAAACAGGCGGGATCCTCAACTCAGTTGAGGTTCTTTCTAAAGAGATGCTGTATTCTACTTCATCCGTGTCGATAGGTTACAAGATCTACTTTGTTGGAGGATCCTCATTGAATCCTTCGTCGGGCCTATGGATCTTCGATTCATGGTCCGGCCAGTTGTGTGAGGGTCCTCGAATGAAAGTTGCTCGCAGCAGACCAGGCGTGGCAGTAATTGATGAGAAAATATACGTAATGGGAGGGTGCTATATAGACGAAATCCAAGTGGAGGAGGTGTTCGACCCAAAAACTCAAACTTGGGACACTGGACCATACAAAATGCGGCCGTATAGAGGGATCAATGTGGCCGAAGTTGTGGCCTTGGAAGGGAAGGTTTATTGTATGATGAGTTTTACAAGTGGGAATCACATCATCTACGATCCAAAAGATTGTAGCTGTGAGACTTTTAAGACGGTAACTAACGAAGCAATTTGGAGGAGAGGTGCATTGTGTGTGATAAACAGTGTGATCtattattataacattaatCGTGGGATAATGTGGTTTGACTCTAAAGATAAGGTATGGAGAGAGGTTAAAGGTTTTGATACGCTTGATAAAAAGGATGTCATGGTTGGAATGGCGGATTGCAATGGAAAACTCGGGTTTCTGTGGGGTGGACCGGGTGCTGGTAGCATGGCAGATGGTATTAGAGGGCTTTGGTTTGCAATGATTGCGTTGGATAGGAGTGGAGTAGAGATCCATGCAACGGTCGAGAGGTCTCATCTAGTTGGATCTGTCCCTAACAGCTATGGGTTTTGGAGTTGTCTAAGTGTTTCTTACTGA
- the LOC104713648 gene encoding elicitor peptide 6-like yields the protein MEVNGEEERRSRREDEEKEDYYSLLNSPCSICHKVVQAILKCLGLDSSPIPPHSSSSSSSSPSLVEEEDTGTDELVEETGFMARITGVLRRRPRPPYSSGRPGQNN from the exons atggaagtcaatggagaagaagagagaagaagtagaagagaagatgaagaaaaagaagattactACTCTCTTCTCAACTCTCCATGTTCTATTTGTCACAAAGTTGTTCAAGCCATATTGAAGTGTCTTGGTCTTGATTCATCACCAATACCACCacactcatcatcatcttcatcatcatcaccatcactagtagaagaagaagacacaggAACTGATGAACTC GTAGAAGAAACAGGATTTATGGCGAGGATCACAGGAGTGTTAAGAAGGAGACCAAGACCACCTTACAGCTCAGGACGACCTGGTCAAAACAATTGA
- the LOC104713649 gene encoding E3 ubiquitin-protein ligase RKP isoform X1 — MAEDSLRVGMIPSSGLAVLLNGDDAIDHNSSKARIVPHFDYSGHRPLERTIEFLFGLPEKSVGPLDGQVDSSLIRAVIKNQFSKLHGDLDVVSVSQREGISVVHHGVGPPVVGLEEFSICGDIRIVKPPLVLESLALFSSARANACIWKGKWMYEVALETSGILQIGWATLACPFTDQKGVGDADDSYAFDGRRVSKWNKEAEPYGQSWVAGDVIGCCIDLDGDEISFYRNGVCLGAAFTGIRKLGPGFGYYPAISLSQGERCELNFGAYPFKYPVKGFQPLQEAPPRSSFATELLRCFSRLLDRPDRSLADTLSRLRRFASVEELFSPVSRAICDEFFYILEQDPLLPEYLGRGAFLSFLLEIFRTQAPHDCLSLDRVLDVLLELPQSHLIFEHVLNALACGCKTATLILTECPYSGPYPYLALACHLLKREELMIQWWRSLHFEFLFEGFLSCRNSNKHDLQQLMPVVWWPGSSENISYETSMGFTVSALSEAINKIEEKQRNLCLLVIQFIPPVSPPELPGSAFRGFLQNLLLKNRGADRNLAPSGVTRNSVLVSLFSVILHFLSEGFTMLKSSEAAHHNIGFLHRGGQQKFPLSLFLKNDPHRADITRLGGLFSHISKSYPTDDQEEELMRWEEGCMDDEKNRVTHATEQKPCCCLAYDTDLTNSLKGRGKNTAKSSRGQCSSIPERSSHAAAECSAASFSEEIEDKPSTSNQSDPDFGYRPVRFMRTALQESRISSAILSEEELLDSLLLLYHIAVAPNFKQASYYMTHQSQSISLLEETDKQIRERASSDQLKRLKEARNNYKEDVMDCVRHSAWFRISLFSRWKQRGMYALCMWVVQLLLVLSKMDSVFVYIPEFYLESLVDCFHVLRKSDPPFVPSTIFIKQGLSSFITFVVTHFNDSRISNTDLRDLLLQSISVLVQYKEYLEAFENNEAATRHMPAALLSAFDNRSWIPVTNIFLRLCKGSGFSSLKNGESSFSSTVFQALLRDACVNDGELLSTFLNRLFNTLSWTITEFSVSVREMQEKYQVVEFQQRKCCVIFEISSNLARVLEFCTHAIPQAFLSGTDTNLRRLTELILFILNHMTSAVDDEFFDLSLRRQGQPSEKISRGILLAPLVGIILNLLEASEDSKQKQQHDVIGLFASMECPDTVYYGFQYLLEYNWDGCVSGDDAYVKKLGQLENFLSHLIDRAPSQEPERKDESFNKDTTDLEDNTCCICYAGEANAMIAPCSHRSCYGCITRHLLNCQRCFFCNATVIDVIRDNEE; from the exons ATGGCTGAAGACAGTCTACGGGTTGGTATGATTCCTT CTTCTGGTTTGGCTGTTTTACTCAATGGTGATGATGCTATAGATCATAATTCGTCGAAAGCTCGTATTGTTCCGCATTTTGATTATTCTGGTCACCGGCCTTTAGAACGGACTATCGAATTCTTGTTTGGTCTACCAGAAAAGTCTGTTGGTCCCTTGGATGGTCAAGTAGACAGTAGCTTGATTAGAGCCGTTATTAAGAATCAGTTCTCCAAGCTTCATGGTGATTTGGATGTTGTTTCAGTTAGTCAGAGAGAAGGAATCAGTGTGGTTCATCATGGTGTTGGACCTCCCGTTGTTGGCTTAGAGGAGTTTAGCATATGTGGTGATATCAGGATTGTTAAACCGCCTCTTGTTTTGGAGAGCTTAGCACTCTTCAGCAGCGCCAGGGCTAATGCTTGTATCTGGAAAGGGAAATGGATGTATGAAGTTGCTTTAGAGACTTCGGGAATTCTACAAATTGGATGGGCAACACTTGCTTGTCCTTTTACAGACCAGAAAGGTGTGGGTGATGCTGATGATTCTTATGCTTTTGATGGTAGAAGGGTAAGCAAATGGAACAAGGAAGCTGAACCTTATGGGCAATCATGGGTAGCTGGGGATGTCATTGGTTGCTGCATAGATTTGGATGGTGATGAGATATCCTTCTACAGGAATGGTGTCTGCCTCGGGGCTGCATTTACTGGTATCAGAAAACTTGGACctgggttcgggtattaccctgCTATTTCTCTCTCCCAAGGTGAGAGATGCGAGTTAAATTTTGGTGCTTATCCGTTTAAGTACCCTGTTAAAGGTTTCCAACCTCTTCAAGAAGCCCCACCTCGAAGTTCTTTTGCAACAGAACTGCTACGATGCTTCTCAAGACTTCTTGATAGGCCGGATCGCTCGTTGGCTGATACATTAAGTAGACTGAGGAGGTTTGCCTCGGTCGAAGAACTGTTTTCCCCTGTTTCCCGTGCCATATGTGATGAGTTCTTCTACATACTTGAGCAAGACCCTTTGTTGCCCGAGTACTTAGGACGGGGTGCATTTCTGTCATTCCTCTTGGAGATTTTCAGAACACAAGCACCCCATGATTGTTTAAGTTTAGACAGAGTTCTAGATGTACTTCTTGAGTTGCCACAATCTCATTTGATCTTTGAGCATGTACTAAACGCTCTTGCTTGTGGCTGCAAAACAGCGACGTTGATTCTAACCGAATGTCCATACTCAGGACCGTACCCTTATCTTGCTCTGGCTTGTCATTTGTTAAAACGGGAAGAATTGATGATACAATGGTGGAGATCTTTGCATTTCGAATTTTTGTTTGAAGGTTTCTTGTCATGCAGGAATTCTAACAAACATGACTTACAGCAGTTAATGCCTGTTGTTTGGTGGCCTGGATCCTCTGAAAATATCTCCTATGAGACTAGCATGGGATTTACGGTCTCTGCGCTCTCTGAAGCCATTAACAAG ATTGAGGAGAAGCAGAGGAACCTCTGTCTCTTGGTCATACAATTCATACCACCCGTATCACCACCCGAGCTTCCTGGTTCAGCATTTAGGGGGTTCCTTCAGAACCTTTTATTAAAGAACAGAGGCGCAGACAGGAATCTGGCCCCTTCTGGAGTTACACGCAATTCGGTTCTTGTCTCTCTGTTCTCAGTAATACTCCATTTTTTGTCGGAAGGTTTCACAATGCTGAAGAGTAGTGAAGCCGCTCATCACAATATTGGTTTTCTTCACAGAGGTGGTCAGCAGAAGTTTCCATTGAGtttgtttcttaaaaatgaTCCACATCGAGCTGATATCACTAGGCTTGGCGGGTTGTTTAGTCATATATCGAAGTCCTACCCCAcagatgatcaagaagaagaactaatGCGGTGGGAAGAAGGTTGTATGGATGATGAAAAGAATAGAGTAACTCACGCTACTGAGCAGAAGCCATGCTGTTGCTTAGCCTATGATACTGATCTTACTAATTCCTTGAAGGGTCGAGGAAAAAATACTGCTAAAAGTTCTCGTGGTCAATGCAGCTCCATTCCTGAGAGATCCTCTCATGCTGCTGCAGAATGTAGTGCTGCAAGTTTCAGTGAAGAAATAGAGGACAAACCTAGCACAAGTAATCAGTCTGACCCTGACTTTGGTTATCGTCCCGTAAGATTTATGCGAACTGCACTACAAGAGAGTAGAATCTCGTCTGCTATACTAAGCGAAGAAGAACTATTGGATTCTCTATTGCTATTATACCATATTGCTGTCGCTCCAAATTTTAAGCAG GCATCGTATTACATGACTCATCAATCGCAATCAATATCACTTCTAGAAGAAACGGATAAGCAGATAAGAGAACGGGCTTCAAGTGACCAATTAAAGCGCTTAAAGGAAGCTCGCAACAACTACAAGGAAGACGTGATGGATTGTGTTAGACATTCCGCATG GTTCCGCATCTCATTGTTCTCTCGATGGAAGCAAAGAGGAATGTATGCATTATGCATGTGGGTTGTACAGCTACTTCTGGTTCTCAGCAAAATGGATTCTGTGTTTGTTTACATTCCAGAGTTCTACCTTGAATCTTTG GTAGACTGTTTCCATGTGCTTCGCAAGAGCGATCCTCCGTTTGTCCCATCAACCATATTTATCAAACAAGGACTTTCATCATTT ATCACTTTTGTAGTTACTCACTTCAACGATTCGAGGATATCGAACACAGATCTTAGAGATCTACTTCTCCAGTCAATATCCGTCCTGGTACAGTACAAAGAGTACTTAGAAGCTTTTGAGAACAACGAGGCAGCTACCCGACACATGCCTGCAGCTCTACTGTCAGCGTTTGACAACAGATCTTGGATCCCTGTCACAAATATATTTCTTCGTCTTTGCAAAGGTTCTGGGTTTAGTTCTTTAAAGAACGGGGAGTCTTCGTTTTCATCTACTGTTTTCCAG GCACTTCTACGAGATGCTTGTGTCAATGATGGTGAATTACTCTCTACTTTTCTTAACCGGCTATTCAACACACTGAGCTGGACCATCACTGAATTTTCTGTCTCGGTTAGAGAAATGCAAGAAAAGTATCAG GTAGTGGAGTTTCAGCAAAGGAAATGTTGTGTGATATTTGAGATTTCAAGTAATCTTGCAAGGGTCCTAGAGTTCTGCACTCACGCAATACCGCAGGCATTTCTTTCTGGGACTGACACGAATCTTCGTAGGCTCACTGAGTTGATTCTCTTCATCTTGAATCACATGACCTCAGCAGTAGATGACGAGTTCTTTGATTT GTCACTTAGACGGCAAGGACAACCTTCAGAGAAAATTAGCCGAGGGATCTTATTAGCTCCTTTGGTTGGTATAATCTTGAATCTCTTGGAGGCTAGTGAAGACTCAAAACAGAAGCAACAACATGATGTAATTGGTCTTTTCGCAAGCATGGAGTGCCCCGATACAGTCTATTACGGGTTTCAATATCTCTTGGAATATAATTGG GACGGTTGTGTAAGCGGGGATGATGCATATGTTAAAAAACTTGGACAACTTGAGAATTTCTTGAGCCATCTCATAGACAGGGCTCCGTCGCAAGAACCTGAAAGAAAAGATGAGTCATTCAACAAAGATACGACGGATTTAGAAGATAACACTTGCTGTATCTGCTACGCGGGCGAGGCTAACGCCATGATTGCTCCGTGTTCACATCGATCATGTTATGGCTGCATAACTAGACATCTTCTCAATTGTCAGAGATGTTTTTTCTGCAATGCTACAGTTATTGACGTTATAAGAGATAACGAAGAATAA
- the LOC104713647 gene encoding protein MIZU-KUSSEI 1-like has translation MGEQKPRSSGASSSTDSISIPSPSPSPSPSPAPRQHVTLLEPSHQNKKKSKKVFRVFRSVFRSFPIITPAACKIPVLPGGSLPDQHRSGSSGSRVTGTLFGYRKGRVSLSIQESPRCLPSLVVELAMQTMVLQKELSGGMVRIALETEKRADKEKIKIMDEPLWTMFCNGKKTGYGVKRDATEEDLNVMELLRPVSMGAGVLPGNSEVEGPDSEMAYMRAYFERVVGSKDSETFYMLSPEGNNGPELSIFFVRV, from the coding sequence ATGGGGGAGCAAAAGCCAAGGTCAAGCGGTGCTTCCTCCTCCACCGACTCAATTTCAATCCCTTCGCCGTCACCGTCCCCATCCCCGTCTCCGGCGCCACGTCAGCACGTCACGTTACTCGAACCATCTcaccaaaacaagaagaaaagcaagaaagTCTTTCGAGTCTTCCGTTCTGTTTTCCGTTCATTTCCGATCATTACACCGGCGGCTTGCAAAATCCCGGTCCTCCCAGGCGGTAGCTTACCCGACCAGCACAGAAGCGGGTCTAGCGGTTCGAGAGTTACCGGAACCTTATTTGGATACCGTAAAGGCCGTGTAAGCCTCTCGATTCAAGAAAGCCCTAGATGTTTACCATCTCTCGTCGTCGAGCTAGCGATGCAAACAATGGTGCTACAAAAAGAACTTAGCGGAGGGATGGTTAGGATCGCTTTAGAGACAGAGAAACGAGCTGACAAAGAAAAGATCAAGATCATGGACGAGCCATTATGGACAATGTTTTGTAACGGTAAGAAAACGGGGTACGGTGTGAAACGTGACGCGACGGAGGAGGATCTCAACGTTATGGAGTTGTTAAGACCGGTTTCGATGGGTGCGGGAGTTTTGCCAGGGAACTCGGAGGTCGAAGGACCAGACTCGGAGATGGCTTACATGAGGGCTTACTTTGAAAGAGTCGTTGGGTCTAAAGATTCAGAGACATTTTATATGTTGAGTCCCGAAGGGAATAATGGACCCGAACTTAGTATTTTCTTCGTAAGAGTATGA
- the LOC104713649 gene encoding E3 ubiquitin-protein ligase RKP isoform X2, whose amino-acid sequence MAEDSLRVGMIPSGLAVLLNGDDAIDHNSSKARIVPHFDYSGHRPLERTIEFLFGLPEKSVGPLDGQVDSSLIRAVIKNQFSKLHGDLDVVSVSQREGISVVHHGVGPPVVGLEEFSICGDIRIVKPPLVLESLALFSSARANACIWKGKWMYEVALETSGILQIGWATLACPFTDQKGVGDADDSYAFDGRRVSKWNKEAEPYGQSWVAGDVIGCCIDLDGDEISFYRNGVCLGAAFTGIRKLGPGFGYYPAISLSQGERCELNFGAYPFKYPVKGFQPLQEAPPRSSFATELLRCFSRLLDRPDRSLADTLSRLRRFASVEELFSPVSRAICDEFFYILEQDPLLPEYLGRGAFLSFLLEIFRTQAPHDCLSLDRVLDVLLELPQSHLIFEHVLNALACGCKTATLILTECPYSGPYPYLALACHLLKREELMIQWWRSLHFEFLFEGFLSCRNSNKHDLQQLMPVVWWPGSSENISYETSMGFTVSALSEAINKIEEKQRNLCLLVIQFIPPVSPPELPGSAFRGFLQNLLLKNRGADRNLAPSGVTRNSVLVSLFSVILHFLSEGFTMLKSSEAAHHNIGFLHRGGQQKFPLSLFLKNDPHRADITRLGGLFSHISKSYPTDDQEEELMRWEEGCMDDEKNRVTHATEQKPCCCLAYDTDLTNSLKGRGKNTAKSSRGQCSSIPERSSHAAAECSAASFSEEIEDKPSTSNQSDPDFGYRPVRFMRTALQESRISSAILSEEELLDSLLLLYHIAVAPNFKQASYYMTHQSQSISLLEETDKQIRERASSDQLKRLKEARNNYKEDVMDCVRHSAWFRISLFSRWKQRGMYALCMWVVQLLLVLSKMDSVFVYIPEFYLESLVDCFHVLRKSDPPFVPSTIFIKQGLSSFITFVVTHFNDSRISNTDLRDLLLQSISVLVQYKEYLEAFENNEAATRHMPAALLSAFDNRSWIPVTNIFLRLCKGSGFSSLKNGESSFSSTVFQALLRDACVNDGELLSTFLNRLFNTLSWTITEFSVSVREMQEKYQVVEFQQRKCCVIFEISSNLARVLEFCTHAIPQAFLSGTDTNLRRLTELILFILNHMTSAVDDEFFDLSLRRQGQPSEKISRGILLAPLVGIILNLLEASEDSKQKQQHDVIGLFASMECPDTVYYGFQYLLEYNWDGCVSGDDAYVKKLGQLENFLSHLIDRAPSQEPERKDESFNKDTTDLEDNTCCICYAGEANAMIAPCSHRSCYGCITRHLLNCQRCFFCNATVIDVIRDNEE is encoded by the exons ATGGCTGAAGACAGTCTACGGGTTGGTATGATTCCTTCTGGTTTGGCTGTTTTACTCAATGGTGATGATGCTATAGATCATAATTCGTCGAAAGCTCGTATTGTTCCGCATTTTGATTATTCTGGTCACCGGCCTTTAGAACGGACTATCGAATTCTTGTTTGGTCTACCAGAAAAGTCTGTTGGTCCCTTGGATGGTCAAGTAGACAGTAGCTTGATTAGAGCCGTTATTAAGAATCAGTTCTCCAAGCTTCATGGTGATTTGGATGTTGTTTCAGTTAGTCAGAGAGAAGGAATCAGTGTGGTTCATCATGGTGTTGGACCTCCCGTTGTTGGCTTAGAGGAGTTTAGCATATGTGGTGATATCAGGATTGTTAAACCGCCTCTTGTTTTGGAGAGCTTAGCACTCTTCAGCAGCGCCAGGGCTAATGCTTGTATCTGGAAAGGGAAATGGATGTATGAAGTTGCTTTAGAGACTTCGGGAATTCTACAAATTGGATGGGCAACACTTGCTTGTCCTTTTACAGACCAGAAAG GTGTGGGTGATGCTGATGATTCTTATGCTTTTGATGGTAGAAGGGTAAGCAAATGGAACAAGGAAGCTGAACCTTATGGGCAATCATGGGTAGCTGGGGATGTCATTGGTTGCTGCATAGATTTGGATGGTGATGAGATATCCTTCTACAGGAATGGTGTCTGCCTCGGGGCTGCATTTACTGGTATCAGAAAACTTGGACctgggttcgggtattaccctgCTATTTCTCTCTCCCAAGGTGAGAGATGCGAGTTAAATTTTGGTGCTTATCCGTTTAAGTACCCTGTTAAAGGTTTCCAACCTCTTCAAGAAGCCCCACCTCGAAGTTCTTTTGCAACAGAACTGCTACGATGCTTCTCAAGACTTCTTGATAGGCCGGATCGCTCGTTGGCTGATACATTAAGTAGACTGAGGAGGTTTGCCTCGGTCGAAGAACTGTTTTCCCCTGTTTCCCGTGCCATATGTGATGAGTTCTTCTACATACTTGAGCAAGACCCTTTGTTGCCCGAGTACTTAGGACGGGGTGCATTTCTGTCATTCCTCTTGGAGATTTTCAGAACACAAGCACCCCATGATTGTTTAAGTTTAGACAGAGTTCTAGATGTACTTCTTGAGTTGCCACAATCTCATTTGATCTTTGAGCATGTACTAAACGCTCTTGCTTGTGGCTGCAAAACAGCGACGTTGATTCTAACCGAATGTCCATACTCAGGACCGTACCCTTATCTTGCTCTGGCTTGTCATTTGTTAAAACGGGAAGAATTGATGATACAATGGTGGAGATCTTTGCATTTCGAATTTTTGTTTGAAGGTTTCTTGTCATGCAGGAATTCTAACAAACATGACTTACAGCAGTTAATGCCTGTTGTTTGGTGGCCTGGATCCTCTGAAAATATCTCCTATGAGACTAGCATGGGATTTACGGTCTCTGCGCTCTCTGAAGCCATTAACAAG ATTGAGGAGAAGCAGAGGAACCTCTGTCTCTTGGTCATACAATTCATACCACCCGTATCACCACCCGAGCTTCCTGGTTCAGCATTTAGGGGGTTCCTTCAGAACCTTTTATTAAAGAACAGAGGCGCAGACAGGAATCTGGCCCCTTCTGGAGTTACACGCAATTCGGTTCTTGTCTCTCTGTTCTCAGTAATACTCCATTTTTTGTCGGAAGGTTTCACAATGCTGAAGAGTAGTGAAGCCGCTCATCACAATATTGGTTTTCTTCACAGAGGTGGTCAGCAGAAGTTTCCATTGAGtttgtttcttaaaaatgaTCCACATCGAGCTGATATCACTAGGCTTGGCGGGTTGTTTAGTCATATATCGAAGTCCTACCCCAcagatgatcaagaagaagaactaatGCGGTGGGAAGAAGGTTGTATGGATGATGAAAAGAATAGAGTAACTCACGCTACTGAGCAGAAGCCATGCTGTTGCTTAGCCTATGATACTGATCTTACTAATTCCTTGAAGGGTCGAGGAAAAAATACTGCTAAAAGTTCTCGTGGTCAATGCAGCTCCATTCCTGAGAGATCCTCTCATGCTGCTGCAGAATGTAGTGCTGCAAGTTTCAGTGAAGAAATAGAGGACAAACCTAGCACAAGTAATCAGTCTGACCCTGACTTTGGTTATCGTCCCGTAAGATTTATGCGAACTGCACTACAAGAGAGTAGAATCTCGTCTGCTATACTAAGCGAAGAAGAACTATTGGATTCTCTATTGCTATTATACCATATTGCTGTCGCTCCAAATTTTAAGCAG GCATCGTATTACATGACTCATCAATCGCAATCAATATCACTTCTAGAAGAAACGGATAAGCAGATAAGAGAACGGGCTTCAAGTGACCAATTAAAGCGCTTAAAGGAAGCTCGCAACAACTACAAGGAAGACGTGATGGATTGTGTTAGACATTCCGCATG GTTCCGCATCTCATTGTTCTCTCGATGGAAGCAAAGAGGAATGTATGCATTATGCATGTGGGTTGTACAGCTACTTCTGGTTCTCAGCAAAATGGATTCTGTGTTTGTTTACATTCCAGAGTTCTACCTTGAATCTTTG GTAGACTGTTTCCATGTGCTTCGCAAGAGCGATCCTCCGTTTGTCCCATCAACCATATTTATCAAACAAGGACTTTCATCATTT ATCACTTTTGTAGTTACTCACTTCAACGATTCGAGGATATCGAACACAGATCTTAGAGATCTACTTCTCCAGTCAATATCCGTCCTGGTACAGTACAAAGAGTACTTAGAAGCTTTTGAGAACAACGAGGCAGCTACCCGACACATGCCTGCAGCTCTACTGTCAGCGTTTGACAACAGATCTTGGATCCCTGTCACAAATATATTTCTTCGTCTTTGCAAAGGTTCTGGGTTTAGTTCTTTAAAGAACGGGGAGTCTTCGTTTTCATCTACTGTTTTCCAG GCACTTCTACGAGATGCTTGTGTCAATGATGGTGAATTACTCTCTACTTTTCTTAACCGGCTATTCAACACACTGAGCTGGACCATCACTGAATTTTCTGTCTCGGTTAGAGAAATGCAAGAAAAGTATCAG GTAGTGGAGTTTCAGCAAAGGAAATGTTGTGTGATATTTGAGATTTCAAGTAATCTTGCAAGGGTCCTAGAGTTCTGCACTCACGCAATACCGCAGGCATTTCTTTCTGGGACTGACACGAATCTTCGTAGGCTCACTGAGTTGATTCTCTTCATCTTGAATCACATGACCTCAGCAGTAGATGACGAGTTCTTTGATTT GTCACTTAGACGGCAAGGACAACCTTCAGAGAAAATTAGCCGAGGGATCTTATTAGCTCCTTTGGTTGGTATAATCTTGAATCTCTTGGAGGCTAGTGAAGACTCAAAACAGAAGCAACAACATGATGTAATTGGTCTTTTCGCAAGCATGGAGTGCCCCGATACAGTCTATTACGGGTTTCAATATCTCTTGGAATATAATTGG GACGGTTGTGTAAGCGGGGATGATGCATATGTTAAAAAACTTGGACAACTTGAGAATTTCTTGAGCCATCTCATAGACAGGGCTCCGTCGCAAGAACCTGAAAGAAAAGATGAGTCATTCAACAAAGATACGACGGATTTAGAAGATAACACTTGCTGTATCTGCTACGCGGGCGAGGCTAACGCCATGATTGCTCCGTGTTCACATCGATCATGTTATGGCTGCATAACTAGACATCTTCTCAATTGTCAGAGATGTTTTTTCTGCAATGCTACAGTTATTGACGTTATAAGAGATAACGAAGAATAA